TCGTTGTTGTTATATTTTTAGATGTATGTACTATTGAATTTTAGAAGAGAGGCCTTCCTCATGCTCATATTCCTTTGTTCATGCATCCTCTTTTAAGGCCAAGGTCTCCTGATGATATTGAAAGTTGATATCAGCCCAAATACCAGATAAACATATAAGACCTAAATTATATGCTACTGTTGAGAAATTCATGGTTCATGGTCCATGTGGGAAGCATAACAAGAATAGCCCTTGCATGGTAAATGGGATGTTCTCCAAATATTTTCCCAAACCATTCAGAGAACATACTGTTATTGATGAAGTTGGGTTTCCAAAGTATTGTAAGCCAGACAACGGATGCACCAGTAACAAAAAGAGTGTtattctttctaactcttttgtTCTCCCTTATAACCTAACTTTGTTGTTAAGGTATGGCTAGCACATTAATGTTGAACATACTTGCCAGACTTCTGCaatcaaatatttatttaagtatGTTCACAAGGGCAATGATCGTGTAACTGCTTTATTTTATCAGACTTCAGATAATGGTCATGTTTCTCCTATTGTAGATGAGATTAAAAACTATTATGATTGTAGATATATATCGGCATGTGAAGCTGCTTCGAGATTATATGGCTATGATATACAGGTGAAAGAGCCTGTGGTTATCAGACTTCCATTTCACTTACCAGATGAAAATCCTATTGCTTTTAAGGATTATGAGAATATTCAAGATGTCATTAGCGCGCTGACATGAAGTTAACAAAATTGCAATCATGGTTTATTGTTAATAAGTTCTTTCTATTCGCCAGGTCTTTGACCTATTGTGAATTTTCGCGTAAATTTGTTTGGAAGGATGACATCTCGATGTGGATTCCTAGAAAATAAGGTTTTTCTATTGGTAGATTGACCCATGTACCTAGAGGCAATGGTGAGGATTATTATCTAAGACTTCTTCTAAACATTCAAAAGGGTTGCACCAGCTTTGAAGACTTATGTATTGTTGATGGTGTTGCACACAGTAgtttcaaagaagcatgttaTGCATTAGGTCTTCTACAAGATGACAAAGAATTCATTGATGCTATTATTGAAGCAAGTACATGGGCTTCAGCTAACTATGTTCGTGACCTTTTTGTCATGCTTCTAATATCCAATAACATTGCTTGCCCTAATTTTCTCTGGGATAGATGCTATAAAGAATTGTCTGAGGATATCTTATTTGAACAAAGAAGGATTCATCATTTGGAAGGTATTTAGTTTAAACATGAGTGATTTGTAtgcttaatttatttttaacgtAATATTTGCACGAGTCTAAAATATGTAGTCATGtattaaccttttttttttgccaGATCTTCAATTGTCTGCTGAAAAGATCATGAATTTGACACTTGCAAAGCTTGAGGACAGAATGCAAAGTAATGGAAGGTCTCTTAAAGAGTTTGAGTGTATGCCTTACCCGTTATTAGATGATGTAAATGTTTTAGAGGATCGGTTAGTATTGGATGAACTTAATTTTGATCGTTCTTTACTTACACAACAATATATACAGTCGCTAAACACCATGACAGATGAACAACGTACTGCATTTGACATTATCATAGATTCTGTAAATAATGACCGTGTCGGGTTTTTCTTTTTATGTGGTTATGGAGGAACTGGGAAGACATTTATATGGAGGACTCTTTCTGCTTATTTAAGAAGTGGTGGGAACATTGTTCTCAA
The genomic region above belongs to Arachis stenosperma cultivar V10309 chromosome 5, arast.V10309.gnm1.PFL2, whole genome shotgun sequence and contains:
- the LOC130980779 gene encoding uncharacterized protein LOC130980779, whose product is MTCNLEWDEIKRLLRGTGLKAEDRPDITSRIFKIKLNKLIRDFKYDDIFGKISAYKHIRPKLYATVEKFMVHGPCGKHNKNSPCMTSDNGHVSPIVDEIKNYYDCRYISACEAASRLYGYDIQVKEPVVIRLPFHLPDENPIAFKDYENIQDGCTSFEDLCIVDGVAHSSFKEACYALGLLQDDKEFIDAIIEASTWASANYVRDLFVMLLISNNIACPNFLWDRCYKELSEDILFEQRRIHHLEDLQLSAEKIMNLTLAKLEDRMQSNGRSLKEFECMPYPLLDDVNVLEDRLVLDELNFDRSLLTQQYIQSLNTMTDEQRTAFDIIIDSVNNDRVGFFFLCGYGGTGKTFIWRTLSAYLRSGGNIVLNVASSGIASLLLPNGRTAHSRFKIPLSINEDSICNIKQGTPLSKLIYLPFGGKVVLLGGDFRQILPAIPMGSHQDIVQASISSSYLWQFCTVLKLSKNMRLTAGGTIEVDNDLKEFAQWLIQIGDGLAGNSTDGESEVVIPKDILINDTTLNKEQWLTK